Proteins co-encoded in one Gopherus evgoodei ecotype Sinaloan lineage chromosome 4, rGopEvg1_v1.p, whole genome shotgun sequence genomic window:
- the LOC115651297 gene encoding glycine N-acyltransferase-like protein 3, whose translation MLILSCPSNLRLLEGMLRRGLPDTLPVYGTVMHVNRGNPAGQEVLVDSWPEFQMVLTRPRREVAQDPSDYFTNLYTAFYRDEGACRALLGNSRAVNWDQAFQILGLQDGVYETIRETARARGLEMEMYPHRPLLHPDPPAMPQYRPEKGLRLAPVSPAHAMLLRDTWKFGENSWSLRYLNLLICHFPSACLLDPEGTPISWSLTAPLAFLTHGYTLPEHRGQHHMRTIVGTLAAQLHARGFPVYTGVLPHNEPSLHTLRCLGFRVLHGVFYQLVVRPGFTQSQPANALESAQNPAPSSGEMPHAQ comes from the exons GTCTACGGCACTGTGATGCATGTGAACCGCGGGAACCCGGCTGGCCAGGAGGTGCTGGTGGATTCATGGCCAGAGTTCCAAATGGTCCTCACCCGGCCACGCAGAGAA GTGGCACAGGACCCAAGTGATTATTTCACCAACTTGTACACGGCCTTCTACCGGGACGAGGGCGCCTGCCGGGCCCTGCTGGGTAACAGCCGCGCCGTGAACTGGGACCAGGCCTTCCAGATATTGG GGCTGCAGGACGGGGTATATGAGACCATCAGAGAAACCGCCAGGGCCAGAGGGCTTGAGATGGAGATGTATCCGCACCGGCCActgctgcacccagacccccctgccaTGCCGCAGTACCG GCCTGAGAAGGGGCTCaggctggcccccgtgtcccccGCCCATGCCATGCTGCTCAGAGACACATGGAAGTTTGGGGAGAACAGCTGGAGCCTGCGCTACCTGAACCTCCTgatctgccacttccccagtgcctGCCTGCTGGACCCTGAGGGGACCCCCATCTCCTGGTCCCTCACCGCCCCGCTGGCTTTCCTGACACACGGTTACACCCTCCCAGAGCATCGTGGCCAGCACCACATGAGGACCATAGTGGGGACGCTGGCAGCACAGTTGCATGCCCGCGGCTTCCCTGTTTACACCGGGGTGCTGCCCCACAACGAGCCTTCACTGCACACCCTGCGATGCCTCGGCTTCCGCGTCCTGCATGGAGTGTTCTACCAGTTGGTGGTGAGGCCTGGGTTCACCCAGTCCCAGCCAGCCAATGCCCTGGAATCAGCCCAGAACCCtgcgcccagctctggggaaaTGCCACACGCCCAATAG